In the genome of Myxococcota bacterium, one region contains:
- a CDS encoding PEP-CTERM sorting domain-containing protein yields the protein MKHRTVTAWMRGSITLGCVIVGAAGAPAAPLISEVFYDASGSDNGKSFVELYAPAGFVLDGLVVEGINGANGQVAGSVTLSGTVGASGLFVLADDQGDGSSLVLGADQIANFDFQNGPDSIVLRDDMGVLDALGYGDFAGGAVFAGEGTPALDAPADSALARVFADLDTDDNATDFEVAMPTPGAAAFAVPEPGSGWLLGLGLAALAFPRRRNR from the coding sequence ATGAAGCATCGAACCGTGACCGCGTGGATGCGCGGCAGCATCACACTCGGGTGTGTCATCGTCGGCGCTGCGGGCGCACCCGCCGCGCCCCTGATCTCCGAGGTGTTCTACGACGCCTCGGGGTCGGATAACGGCAAGTCCTTCGTCGAGCTCTACGCGCCGGCGGGGTTCGTCCTCGACGGTCTGGTCGTCGAGGGCATCAACGGCGCCAACGGCCAGGTGGCCGGCAGCGTCACGCTCTCCGGCACGGTCGGCGCGTCGGGGCTGTTCGTGTTGGCCGACGACCAGGGCGACGGGTCGAGTCTGGTGCTCGGCGCCGACCAGATCGCGAACTTCGACTTCCAGAACGGACCCGACTCGATCGTTCTCCGGGACGACATGGGTGTGCTCGACGCCCTGGGCTACGGCGACTTCGCTGGCGGCGCGGTCTTCGCGGGAGAGGGCACTCCTGCTCTCGACGCCCCCGCCGACTCAGCGCTCGCCCGCGTGTTCGCCGATCTGGACACGGACGACAACGCGACGGACTTCGAAGTGGCGATGCCGACGCCGGGCGCGGCCGCCTTCGCGGTTCCCGAGCCTGGATCCGGGTGGTTGCTCGGTCTGGGGCTCGCCGCGCTGGCCTTCCCGCGCAGGCGAAACCGCTAG
- a CDS encoding methyltransferase domain-containing protein — translation MDIHRVYRPLLRRSRRRRMQRFAERFRPDAATRILDVGGTAFNWEFLAERPEVTLLNLASGDEALPSRFSRVTASGVALPYADASFDIVFSNSVIEHVGDLEAQRAFAAELRRVAPRVWVQTPARGFFFEPHLLTPFFHYLPRRWQRRWAHWGTVWAWLTGASREQAARFVDGTRLLDAAEFASLFPDCTLQRERFLGWTKSYVVVRD, via the coding sequence ATGGACATCCACCGCGTCTATCGACCGCTCCTGCGTCGGTCTCGCCGGCGTCGCATGCAGCGTTTCGCCGAACGCTTTCGGCCCGACGCCGCGACGCGGATCCTCGACGTCGGCGGCACCGCCTTCAACTGGGAATTCCTCGCCGAGCGGCCCGAGGTGACGCTCCTCAACCTGGCCTCGGGTGACGAGGCCTTGCCCTCGCGATTCTCCCGGGTGACTGCCTCGGGGGTCGCGTTGCCCTACGCCGATGCGAGCTTCGACATCGTCTTCTCGAACTCGGTGATCGAGCACGTCGGCGACCTCGAGGCCCAGCGCGCGTTCGCGGCCGAGCTGCGGCGGGTCGCCCCGCGCGTCTGGGTCCAGACCCCCGCCCGCGGGTTCTTCTTCGAGCCCCATCTCTTGACCCCGTTCTTCCACTACCTCCCGCGGCGCTGGCAGCGGCGGTGGGCCCACTGGGGGACGGTCTGGGCCTGGCTCACCGGCGCGAGCCGGGAGCAGGCGGCGCGCTTCGTCGATGGGACCCGGCTGCTCGACGCGGCCGAGTTCGCGTCGCTCTTCCCGGATTGCACCCTCCAGCGGGAGCGGTTCCTGGGCTGGACGAAATCCTACGTGGTCGTCCGGGATTGA